From the genome of Candidatus Electrothrix communis, one region includes:
- a CDS encoding type II toxin-antitoxin system VapC family toxin has product MRASLIDTDILSMFFRNDPEVIAYLASYLTRHKKINISIITYYEIISGLMHRDARKQTALFLDFVSKNNVLPLSEQSVKISAEIYAELRKEGKPLDDIDLLIAGIAVAEDLVLATHNRKHFARIRRLEIEELRTCK; this is encoded by the coding sequence GTGAGAGCATCATTGATTGATACGGATATTCTGTCGATGTTTTTCAGGAATGATCCTGAAGTCATTGCCTACCTTGCATCTTATCTTACCCGGCATAAAAAGATAAACATCAGTATCATAACATATTACGAAATCATAAGCGGTCTGATGCACCGTGATGCCCGTAAGCAGACAGCCTTGTTTCTCGATTTTGTCTCCAAAAATAATGTGCTACCGCTCTCCGAGCAATCTGTAAAAATCTCCGCTGAGATATATGCCGAACTACGAAAGGAGGGAAAGCCGTTGGATGATATTGACCTCCTGATCGCGGGTATCGCAGTTGCTGAAGATTTGGTTCTTGCCACACATAACCGGAAACACTTTGCGAGAATCAGAAGATTGGAGATTGAGGAGCTGAGGACATGCAAATAA
- a CDS encoding addiction module protein yields MISEAEVKRMPLNQKLRIMEMIWEDLSRDEDTVESPSWHEGIIKEREKSLESGEMIVSDWEKAKAGIQGNVA; encoded by the coding sequence ATGATCAGCGAAGCTGAAGTGAAGAGAATGCCTCTTAATCAAAAACTCAGAATTATGGAAATGATCTGGGAAGATCTGAGTAGGGACGAAGATACGGTTGAATCACCTTCCTGGCACGAAGGTATCATAAAAGAAAGAGAAAAAAGCCTGGAGAGCGGTGAAATGATTGTTTCCGACTGGGAAAAGGCAAAGGCCGGAATACAAGGAAATGTTGCATGA
- a CDS encoding type II toxin-antitoxin system RelE/ParE family toxin — protein MKVTILDTAEKDLESGYRFYEKQAQGLGTYFLDSLFSDIDSLIFFGETYRKVFGCHRLFSKRFPFAIYYRLADDDILVTAVLDYRKSPNWTREKRTGS, from the coding sequence ATGAAGGTAACCATCCTTGATACCGCAGAAAAAGACCTTGAATCCGGCTACCGATTTTATGAAAAACAAGCTCAAGGGCTTGGAACGTATTTCCTTGATTCACTGTTTTCTGATATAGATTCTCTGATATTTTTCGGAGAGACGTACCGAAAAGTTTTCGGTTGCCACCGTCTTTTCTCGAAAAGATTTCCCTTTGCTATATATTATCGTCTCGCAGATGATGATATCCTAGTGACAGCCGTGCTCGATTACCGGAAGAGTCCAAACTGGACAAGAGAGAAACGGACAGGGAGTTGA
- a CDS encoding CoA-binding protein, with translation MPEVVAIIGASEKPDRYANKAMHALQKHGHEVVLVNPLKKEVEGQECLRSVADYNEKIDTVTLYVNPNRFQDHIQDVIKTEPKRVIMNPGTEDDEHQQVLENAGITVLRACTLVLLSTNQF, from the coding sequence ATGCCAGAGGTCGTCGCAATTATCGGCGCGAGTGAAAAACCGGACCGATACGCCAACAAGGCAATGCATGCGCTGCAAAAGCACGGGCATGAAGTGGTTCTGGTTAATCCGTTAAAAAAAGAAGTTGAGGGGCAGGAATGTCTTCGCTCTGTTGCTGACTATAATGAAAAAATTGATACGGTCACCTTGTATGTTAACCCGAACAGATTTCAGGATCATATCCAAGATGTTATCAAGACTGAGCCGAAACGGGTGATCATGAATCCGGGCACAGAAGATGATGAGCATCAACAGGTACTGGAAAATGCCGGAATAACGGTTTTGCGCGCCTGTACCTTGGTTTTACTGTCCACAAATCAATTTTAA